The proteins below are encoded in one region of Sphaerodactylus townsendi isolate TG3544 linkage group LG06, MPM_Stown_v2.3, whole genome shotgun sequence:
- the CCDC71L gene encoding coiled-coil domain-containing protein 71L produces the protein MKQGGAAAASTAGHGAAEAAAAAVSSDAACGLEPASCEAAEKVVHSRSQVLFSGGGTKALGDAFKLLVPKSTEFMSSDAELWNFLCSLKHQFSPVILRSKDVYGYASCRAVVPDIPRGAAAGRKCRPWRRAAARGRRLRVSAAARGGTSGGGAKRAGKKRCSEGAAVAASPEAAEVPDPEGLGDAQQPRPPSPLSASPWAPPQGRSLEEIWRAATPRLTTFPTIKVRGSVWNRRSLEANRRKAQRILRVDLSPVVRLHRFPLARC, from the coding sequence ATGAAGCAAGGAGGAGCCGCCGCTGCCTCCACCGCTGGCCATGGAGCGGCGgaagcagcagcggcggcggttTCATCAGACGCCGCCTGTGGGCTGGAGCCGGCGAGCTGCGAGGCGGCGGAGAAAGTAGTCCACTCTCGTTCACAGGTGCTGTTTTCGGGCGGCGGCACCAAAGCGCTGGGCGACGCCTTCAAGCTGCTGGTGCCCAAGTCGACGGAGTTCATGAGCTCGGACGCCGAGCTGTGGAACTTCCTGTGCAGCCTCAAGCACCAGTTCTCGCCCGTCATCCTCCGCAGCAAGGACGTCTACGGCTACGCCTCTTGCCGGGCGGTGGTGCCGGACATACCCCGAGGGGCGGCGGCGGGCAGAAAGTGCCGGCCGTGGAGGAGGGCCGCCGCCAGGGGGAGGCGCCTGCGAGTCTCTGCAGCCGCTCGAGGAGGAACTAGCGGCGGCGGCGCCAAGAGGGCGGGGAAGAAGCGCTGCTCAGAAGGGGCGGCCGTGGCTGCCTCTCCTGAGGCGGCCGAAGTTCCCGACCCCGAGGGGCTGGGAGACGCTCAGCAGCCCCGGCCACCATCGCCTCTCTCCGCTTCCCCGTGGGCGCCTCCCCAGGGCAGATCCCTCGAGGAGATCTGGAGGGCGGCCACCCCTCGCCTCACCACCTTCCCCACCATCAAGGTCCGAGGGAGCGTGTGGAACCGGCGCAGCCTGGAGGCCAACCGGCGCAAGGCGCAGCGCATCCTGCGAGTTGATCTGTCCCCTGTGGTGAGGTTGCATCGCTTCCCGCTGGCCAGGTGCTGA